A stretch of the Armatimonadota bacterium genome encodes the following:
- a CDS encoding tetratricopeptide repeat protein, whose amino-acid sequence MALPAERMRATAHGFEYRARGDERPHTLPWEQVRAITAGVEPAWSGAEVTVRLALAGDEAAPDAVSSKYGGWLEVFGGFAAARAVIAAARERSPQALVGPLAQFLVALPQDGGEDERALRRKTKEYGFASAAGLALGRQHLARGRLEKADNDFEAVVARAPLDAEAWRWLGLTRLVAGKGADAQAAFDRLIGLGARDAETCYLRGLSFYRQRRFAPAAEEWAGVLRAWPQDPGVRNLLACSLVQEWRLEEALLHLDTIGADAREGWRLMAAKCHMCVAGYRAYRDRMANERGFRWRQRWKAVGARLATAFGALYWALQFILRRYPPWLALVVLAVLAAAFYAFEAGTRQRRAEDQLADAQGRAPNMPCWYASLVKPRTGRRTGLRSLLGEVRRQQGDKR is encoded by the coding sequence ATGGCGCTGCCCGCGGAACGAATGCGCGCGACCGCCCACGGCTTCGAGTATCGCGCGCGCGGGGACGAACGACCGCACACGCTGCCGTGGGAACAAGTGCGCGCCATCACTGCCGGAGTGGAGCCCGCGTGGAGCGGCGCGGAAGTGACGGTGCGTTTGGCGCTAGCGGGTGACGAGGCCGCGCCCGATGCCGTGTCCTCGAAGTACGGGGGGTGGCTGGAGGTTTTCGGTGGCTTCGCGGCGGCGCGCGCAGTCATCGCCGCCGCGCGCGAGCGTTCGCCGCAAGCCCTGGTGGGCCCGCTGGCGCAGTTCCTGGTCGCCTTGCCGCAGGACGGCGGCGAGGACGAACGGGCGCTGCGGCGCAAGACCAAGGAATACGGTTTCGCCTCGGCGGCCGGACTCGCCCTGGGCCGGCAGCACCTGGCGCGCGGGCGCCTGGAGAAGGCCGACAATGACTTTGAGGCGGTGGTGGCGCGGGCACCCCTGGACGCCGAAGCCTGGCGGTGGCTGGGTCTGACGCGCCTGGTCGCGGGCAAGGGAGCGGACGCGCAAGCCGCATTCGATCGCCTGATCGGTCTCGGCGCGCGCGACGCCGAGACCTGCTACCTGCGCGGACTAAGCTTCTACCGCCAGCGCAGGTTCGCGCCCGCGGCCGAAGAGTGGGCGGGGGTGCTGCGTGCGTGGCCGCAGGACCCCGGGGTGCGCAACTTGCTGGCGTGCAGCCTGGTGCAGGAATGGCGCCTGGAAGAGGCGCTGCTGCACTTGGATACGATCGGCGCCGATGCGCGCGAAGGATGGCGGCTGATGGCGGCGAAATGCCACATGTGCGTCGCCGGCTATCGCGCCTATCGCGACCGCATGGCGAACGAACGCGGATTCCGCTGGCGGCAGCGGTGGAAAGCGGTCGGGGCGCGTCTAGCGACGGCGTTCGGGGCCCTGTACTGGGCGCTCCAGTTCATCTTGCGCCGTTACCCTCCGTGGCTGGCGCTGGTGGTGTTAGCGGTGCTGGCGGCGGCGTTCTACGCGTTCGAGGCCGGGACCCGGCAGCGGCGCGCGGAGGATCAACTGGCTGATGCGCAGGGGCGGGCGCCGAACATGCCGTGCTGGTACGCTTCGCTGGTCAAGCCGCGCACCGGCCGGCGCACCGGTCTGCGATCCCTCTTGGGAGAGGTCCGGCGCCAGCAGGGAGACAAGCGATGA
- a CDS encoding nodulation protein NfeD: protein MTAAVRRFGLAVMLTALTALAASVLVAAPRQVVYVLEVKGVIDPPAASYIARGVEVGAKARAQAVIIRLDTPGGLDKSMRDITQTMLSAEVPVVVYVAPKGARAASAGAIITLASHVAAMAPGTNIGAAHPVAMGGGEMTEEMSKKVENDAASTARAIAERRGRNAKWAEAAVRESISSSASEALKAHVIDVIAEDLDDLLARLDGRKVKLPKRTVTLHTTGATTEEVPMSVGERFLHVLSDPNLAYIFLMIGIYGIIFELQSPGAVFPGVIGVICLVMAFYSLAVLEANLAGVILIILGVGMLVADIWAPSHGVLTIGGIIAFVAGSLMLYGGPSTPSLRVSWLVVVMMTALTAGFFLLVVGLGVRAHWTRVTTGIEGLMGAHGKARTALRPEGSVLVAGELWRAVAAAGEEIEPGAEIEVLAADGFTLRVRRRGDGQA from the coding sequence ATGACGGCGGCGGTCCGCAGGTTCGGCCTGGCGGTTATGTTGACGGCGCTGACGGCGCTGGCGGCGTCGGTGCTGGTCGCCGCCCCGCGACAGGTGGTGTATGTGCTGGAGGTCAAGGGGGTCATAGATCCCCCGGCCGCGTCCTACATTGCGCGCGGCGTCGAGGTCGGCGCGAAGGCGCGCGCGCAGGCGGTGATCATCCGCCTCGACACTCCGGGCGGGCTCGACAAGTCCATGCGCGACATCACCCAGACGATGCTCAGCGCCGAGGTGCCGGTGGTCGTGTACGTCGCGCCCAAGGGCGCGCGCGCGGCGTCGGCGGGGGCTATCATCACTCTCGCCTCGCACGTCGCGGCGATGGCTCCCGGCACCAACATCGGCGCCGCTCATCCTGTCGCCATGGGCGGCGGCGAGATGACCGAGGAGATGTCGAAGAAGGTCGAGAACGACGCCGCCAGCACCGCCCGCGCCATTGCCGAGCGCCGCGGACGCAATGCCAAGTGGGCCGAGGCGGCGGTGCGAGAGAGCATATCCTCCAGTGCCAGCGAGGCCTTGAAAGCACACGTCATTGACGTCATCGCCGAGGACCTCGACGATCTCCTCGCCCGCCTCGACGGGCGCAAGGTCAAGCTTCCCAAGCGTACGGTGACCCTGCACACGACAGGCGCGACGACCGAGGAGGTGCCGATGTCCGTCGGCGAGCGCTTCCTGCACGTGCTGAGCGACCCCAACCTCGCCTACATCTTCCTCATGATCGGCATCTACGGCATCATCTTCGAGCTCCAGAGTCCGGGCGCGGTCTTTCCGGGCGTGATCGGGGTCATCTGCCTGGTAATGGCATTCTACTCCCTGGCGGTGCTGGAGGCGAACCTCGCCGGGGTGATCTTGATCATCCTCGGCGTGGGGATGCTGGTCGCCGACATCTGGGCGCCGTCCCACGGGGTGCTGACCATCGGGGGCATTATTGCGTTTGTTGCAGGCTCGTTGATGCTCTACGGGGGCCCCTCGACGCCGTCGCTGCGCGTATCGTGGCTGGTGGTGGTGATGATGACCGCGCTGACCGCGGGGTTCTTCCTGCTAGTGGTGGGGCTGGGCGTGCGCGCGCACTGGACGCGGGTTACGACCGGAATCGAGGGGCTGATGGGCGCCCACGGAAAAGCCCGCACCGCTCTACGCCCCGAGGGCTCGGTGCTGGTGGCGGGCGAGCTGTGGCGCGCGGTTGCCGCCGCCGGTGAAGAGATCGAGCCCGGCGCTGAAATCGAGGTGCTGGCCGCGGATGGCTTCACGCTGCGGGTGCGGCGGCGGGGGGATGGCCAGGCGTAG